A single region of the Labrus bergylta chromosome 10, fLabBer1.1, whole genome shotgun sequence genome encodes:
- the LOC109981949 gene encoding DNA damage-inducible transcript 4 protein-like, with protein MSFSCNQSLDGSFPPSPAEGRGSNRLSWGSLLQKLTELKGINQRVREDQQCCRSETGSVADMSLSESDSSFLCYPLEETLAAEVVATITQSLTEASHILCCSKLILPDCLLHYVRQELLHLAVSEPCGLRGALIDLCVDRGDQDPLCTVDQIAVDATLVPTFHVTLVLRPESSGLWPKVQSLFKGSKSPIARHQESLRLSTSFRAIKRKLYSSGELLIEECC; from the exons ATGTCTTTTTCTTGCAACCAGTCTTTGGATGGAAGCTTTCCTCCTTCTCCAGCGGAGGGCCGGGGTTCAAATCGGCTGTCCTGGGGCAGTCTGCTGCAGAAGCTGACTGAGCTGAAAGGGATCAACCAGAGGGTCAGAGAGGATCAGCAGTGCTGCAGGAGTGAAACTG GTTCTGTAGCAGACATGTCCCTGTCGGAATCAGACAGCAGCTTCCTCTGTTACCCTCTGGAAGAGACTTTGGCTGCAGAGGTTGTTGCAACTATCACCCAAAGTCTCACAGAGGCGTCACACATCCTCTGCTGCTCCAAACTCATCCTCCCCGATTGTCTTCTGCACTATGTCCGTCAAGAGCTGCTCCATTTGGCTGTCAGCGAGCCCTGCGGCCTCAGGGGAGCTCTCATAGACCTGTGTGTGGACCGAGGGGACCAGGACCCTCTATGCACTGTGGACCAAATAGCCGTGGACGCCACCCTGGTTCCGACTTTTCATGTGACCCTGGTGCTGAGGCCGGAGTCCAGTGGGCTGTGGCCAAAGGTGCAGAGTCTCTTCAAAGGGAGCAAGTCACCCATCGCAAGGCACCAAGAGAGTCTGAGGCTGAGTACGAGCTTCAGGGCGATCAAGAGGAAACTTTACAGTTCGGGGGAGCTGCTGATAGAGGAGTGCTGCTGA